DNA from Agarilytica rhodophyticola:
CGGAGGTAGTGACAGCAACAGTGATTCTTCTGATTCCACTGATAGTTCTACTGGATCTGATGATTCAGCTACTGAATTGGAAGCGGTGGATATAACCAATGCTATCTTTAGCGAACGCAGCCCAGACTGTGGAGACTATGTTAATACCTATGAAGCCTCAGTACTCGATATTCAGGAAAGTACGGGTTTTGAAGCAGGTGTGACAATTAGTAGTGATGATGAGACATGTACGTTTATGTCTGACGCAATCCCCAATCACGATTTTAATGATGATACTGCGGACTTTGGTGGGCCTGCTGCAGAGCAAGAACTAGAGTTTACAGTTGTCCGTAACCCAAGTATGGCGCTGTCCTCTACTCCATTATCTCAACGTATTAAAAACGGTATTATGTTAAACGGCGTTGTGTTAGATATTCTTTCCGCAGGATGCTATGACCCCACAAACCCTGATGCGGATGAAGACGGTAATGTTGGGATCGGTTGTGGGGAAGATTCTGCATGGTTACTAGACCCTTTAGGCACAGCCAAAAAATTTGGTGCTGATCTTAATAACGCACATGTTCAACCAGGAGGATTGTATCACTACCATGGAAGCCCAAAAGCAATGTTTGATGACAACCCTGGACCGGAAGGCTCACCTGTTATTGGTTTCGCTGCTGACGGATTCCCCATCTATGGTAGCTATTTTTGGGATGAAGCAAGTGGCACAGTGCGCAAAGCTGTTTCTGGCTACACTTTAAAAGAAGGAGAGCGAATTTCCATCGATGGCCTTAACCCTGGAGGCACCTACGATGGAAACTATGTTGCTGATTGGGAGTTCACTGACAGTGGCGACCTTGATGAATGCAACGGTATGACTGTTAATGGACAATACGGTTACTATGCTATAGATACATATCCGTGGGTTATTGCTTGCCATTCTGGCACGCCACATGAGTCTTTTATTCTTAATGGCGGCGGCCCCCCACCTTAACAAAACACTAGAAACATTGTCATATTGCTTGATTTTATCAGCCTATTAGACGAGCGGTAACAAGCTCGTCCTTTTTTCATTATTAAGTTTTTATGCGTTACCAATGGATACGCTAGCTAACTTTGAAGGGAAATCTTATATACTGACTAAACAACGGATAATAAATAGATTTGCTATTAAGAATGACAACTTTATATGCGAGTTAAGCATTTTAAGAAAGTATTAGTCAGATATGATACCCTCTTATAAATTATCTATAGAAAATCTATTAGGCCTTTGAAAAATATCTTTAAAAGACAATGGTTTCGGTAAGAAAAAAACTTAGCCTAAATTTTGTCTTAATAATTTAATTGCGAATATGATAATACTTGGTGCTGAATTATATTTGCTACTTCTGTTGAAGAATATCTGGTAACAATAACCGTTTGGTTTGGTATTAGTGTCAAAGTTTATCTTTAGTTTTTTCTGGTTTTAATAGTTATTATGCTAATAGTGTGTTAAATCTAATACTATGTTGTTGCGATACCTATTTTTTATTTCCATGTGGTTTTTTTATTAAATAAAATTAATTTATTTTTATTTAAAAGAATTGGTAAGGTGGTTTTTGTTTTATAATTCGCGTTTGATATCATTTATTTTTTTTATTGTAAGCATGTTATATCTTTGTCCAGCAATATGTTAGCTTTCTATCTGAATTTCGAGCAATAATGCCTGACCAATTAAAGAAGCAAATTGTCCTTTAATACATTTAAATAATATTTTCTCCGTTATTGACACGCATGTTTATAGGTTTAATAAAAAACCTAAATAATTCCAAATTAAAATGACCATATTTGCTCAAATTGCCACATAGTTAAAAATACTTGGTAGTGTCAATCTCGTTCTACCTAGGTAGGTATTTATAAAGGCTTATATATTTTAGCTAATGATAAGGTGATACCCTATGAAAATTGCTACATTTGGCTTGATACCCCTTCTAATTATACTTGTTGGTTGTAATGCAAGTATGTCAGCAAGAGAAAGTGCTAATTACAGCACTGAGAAATCGCTTGCTCAAATACAAGCGGTTCATAATAAACTTTCTATTGGTATGACCAAACAGGAGGTGGATGCTTTGCTAGGTAATCCTGATTATTCTCCGGAAGATGGTAAGTACTATTATGCTTCTTCCGAGAAACTCTATCTTTCTTCCGAGGAAAAAGAGTTATCGGTGGGGCTTGTCATAGAATACCGAAATAAAGATGGAAGTGTGAGTGAGTCTCTGCAAAATTTTTGGGTCGGTGCTTTGAAAGATTATCAGCATATGTTAAGTGATCGATGATAGTTAAAACCATAATATAAGGTATCATTGAGATCCTCTCTTAAAACTAGTAACATAGTTAGTTCCCTTATGCGGTTGTTTTGAAATATATAGCTGTATCATATACAGCTATACTTCGAGCAATAACAATTGTCTTCATTCCTTCCAGTACGATTTATTGTAATTGCATATTCCTATGCGAAAATTATTTTAATTTTTCCTTTCCTCATATTGATTAATTTGAGTTTGCTAAAAATTTTTATAATTAAAGTGAACATTTTTAAATGGGTACGCCACTCAAATAAAATGTAAAGAAGAAAAGTGTTAGTTCTGAGTTTTTGGTAGGCTCCATAAAAAGAACATCTACTAGCAGAATAAATATCACTTAGCCAATATCAAGGTTGTCGAGTTTCATTGATTTAATATTTTAAAAGGGGCGATATTATGTATTCTAATGATTTAAATACTAATTCGAAAACGATGGTATTTAAAAAAAGCAGTACTGCAAAAACAAGACTTTCGTGTTTAATAATGGGAATTATTGGTAGCATTAATTCTTATAGCGTATTGGCTCAATCAGCAAGCCAGTCAGTAGACAGTGGCTCAGATCAAATTGAAGAGGCTATCCTTGTGGTGAGCCCCCGGGTAGTGGCGCGTGATCGAGTAGAATCTATACAGCCCATTTTGTCTTACGATATCGCCTTTTTTCAACGCTTTGAGCCTACAAACCTAGGTGATATGTTAAAGCGCATACCTGGTTTAAATATTGACAGCCTTTTTTCTTCAAGTTCTAATTTTTCCGATACAGAAGCAAATGGATTTGGGTTTCGTGGTGCATTCGGTCGGGGTGCCGGACAGATTCTCTTAAATGGTAGAAGAATTCCAGGTATTAATGATGAAAACACTCTATCATTTAGCGGTATACCTGCTGAGCTTGTAAAAAAGATTGAAGTACATCGTACAGGTAGCGCCGATATTGATGCCCAAGGTTATGGTTTAACAGTAAACGTTGTGCTAAAAGATGGTCAGGATATTCCGTCTACAAAAAATGGTTATTGGCGTACTAACTTAAGACAGATTGGTGACGAAACCAGCGGTAATGTCTCGGGCTCTTTTCGCGGTAGCTTGGCGGATGATTATGATTTTTCTGTAAGTTATAGTTTTGATAATAATTCTCGTAATACTGTTAGTACCATCGAAAATAAAGTATTTAATCAAGATGCCGATGGAAATATCACGACAGATGCGGACATGAATTTCACTAGGGAAGAAACCCTTATTGATAAAACTCAACTAGGTCTTAACCTCACATTAGATAAGCAGTACGAGAATGATACTGCTTTATCAGTGCAAGCATACTATTTTAGTAATGATAGAGATGATGATACTGAAGGTGTGATGACTTCCACTAATGGATTCGACAATCCAGATTTTCTTGCCATCAAAAAGAATACTGAAGAGCAGCGTAATTTTGGTTCAGCAATTTCCCTTGCTTTACCTTTGGGTGCCGATTCGGATAATACATTGACCTTTGATTTAAGCTATGATGAATCAAGTTTCGATTATACTTTGTCATCTGCATTAACACCCACTGATGCAGTAACAGATGATGACAGCCAAGACCTTGAGCGATCAGAATTAAAGTTTGAAGTTAGATTAGATCTTTTAAGTTATTCAACTTATGACGTTAAGCTTGGTGTGCATACTGAGCTTAATGAGACAGATATTGATAGCTTAGGAGATATTCGCAGTGCGGAGCAGTCAAGAATTGACTTTTTCGGTATATATTCTTGGCATCCAACTGAGAATTTTTCAGTCGATTTGGGATACAGATATGAGACTACAGACAACGAAGCAATGTCTTCAGGTAGCAATCAGCAGCTTGTAGAGTCGGATCAAAGCACAAGCAACCCATCAGCACATATCCGCTGGAGTATTGCCGAAAACCATGACTTGAGGTTCTCAGCTGCAAGTAACGTGTCTCGACCTCCAGTTATTGCTCCGGCTTTTACGCAAGTTGGTGCTAACACCTTTGAATATTTAGACCCAGATCAGGAAGAATATATTTCTACTGAATTGGACTACGAATATCACTTTGATGAAAAAAGAGGCATTATTGGCTTTGCGCTTTTTCACAAAGAATCAGATAACATACCGCAGGTAGTCGAGGTTCAAGGAGTCGATGAAGTAAGAACTTTTATTGCCAATAACCAAGCGAGTTTATTATCTGTTCTCAATAGCCAAGCGCAAAATGGCTCTCCTGTTGACTCTCTAGATGTTATTGTTTCGGGAGATGGTGAGAATATTTTAAAAGGTGCTGAGTTAGATTTCAGTATTCCTATGCGACTTATAGGTCTCCCTGATTTAAGTTTTTCGTCGAACATATCTTATTTTGAAAGAGAATTCGATGATGATCGTGCAGTCGACTCTGTCGCAGCTAACTTCACCCTTGATCATAAGGTGGGATCACTGTTCAGTTATGGTGTTAGTTACAATATAAAAGGTGACGAAACAATTCGCTTCGTCAATCAAGACGGTAGTTCGACAACTCGAGTGTTTGATCGAGACCCTTCAGTGGATATTTTCGTTGAGAAGCGCTTTAATAAATACTTCTTAGCTCGTCTCGTCGCTGAAAATATTGACGATGCTTCTGAAGGCGTTACTAATACCCTCAATATCGCAAATCAAGCTAATCCTGCAAGCATTTCTCGTGATAGAGCACAGTCAGATAGCAATGTGCAGTTGATTTTACGCGGTGTATTTTAATAATTAATTCCTATCCCTTCAGATTGTGATTAACCGGATGTATCAATATATCCGGTTAGCCAATGCCGCCTTTATCAAAGATGGTTTTATAAAAAGAAGCCTAGTGCCAACAGGTTCTAGGTCGTTTTGGACAGTAAACTTCTTTTTGCATCCTTATCACATAGTGTATTAATGGGTTGTTTAAATAAAGTAAATGATCATGAAAATAACACGAGAAAAACCGTCAGAGTTTGAAGTTGCTACTTGGTTAAATACTGATAATGAGTTATCGCTATAAAATTTACGATGTAAAGTCGTAGCAGTTTTTACTTTTCAAATGCTTTGTTCTGGGGGTGTTAAATATGCTATCCCTCAGGCTAAAAAAATATATGAATTTTTCTCCAGGGAAGATCTTATTGTTATTGGTTTACATACAGTTTTTGAGTATCACGATGCCATGGGAGAGATCTCTCTTAAAGCTTTTTTACATGAGTATCGAGTAAATTTCCCTGTTGCTATTGATAAGCCATCGGATGATATAAATGATCCCATTCCTAAAACGATGAGAAAATATCAAACACAGGGAACACCAACACTCTTATTGTTTGATCACAATGGTTATTTACGAAAACACAAGATGGGGCACGAGCACGATTTAGTTTTAGGGGCTGAGCTAATGACACTGATTATGGAAAAAAATGATAATGAGAACTGATTTTTTGTTGTCTAAATTAATAGCGTCTAGGTTTGTTTATCGAGGATTCATTAATATCCAATTATCCAGTAATTGGAATAGTGTGTGCTTCAAATCATAATTTTCTGCATTTTTTTGTATTGATGATTGATCCTGAATGTATGGGCCGTCAACTAATTCTTTCTTACAAGCAGTAATAATCTTATCCACAGCAATATAGTCCATTTCCATATGGAACTGCAAAGCTAAGACATTATCTTGATACAAAAATCCCTGGTGCTTACATGCTGCGCTACTTGCTATATGTGTCGCTCCAGAAGGAATGCCAAAGGTTTCTTCGTGCCAATGGAGTACTGTAATCGCATAGTTAAGACCACTTAATAAGGGGTGTCCAACAATCTGATCGGTAAACGCAATAGGATACCAACCAATTTCCTTATTTTTATTTGTTTTTACTTTAGCATCTAATACTTGAGCAATTAGTTGGGCTCCCAGACAGATTCCTAGCACTTGCTTACCTTCATCGATAGATTTTTTTATACATTCTTTTTCTTTAACTAGCCACGGATAGATATCTTGATCGTGTACACTCATAGGCCCACCGAGAACGATAAGCAGATCAAAATCCTCTGTCCTCGGGATTTGATAGTTGTCCTTGAAAAAGCTCGTAACGCTTAATGAGAACTTCCTTTCTGATACCCAGTTTTCAATTAGAGATAAATCCTCAAAAGGGACATGCTGAAAGTAATGAACTCTCATAAATAACTGGCCTTATTTAAACTACATCCCTGCTTAGCTAGGGTCTTACTCATTGATAAGAGAAACTAAAAAATAATATTTTTTTAGTTTCGGAAAAGTTATTTTTTCTATTGGCACGAATAGCTTTTAAGCCATGAGCTCTTGCAGTAGTGTTTGTTCTTCTGCAACAGGCCCTCGCAAAGGCTTTCGGGGTAAGCCTGCATCTATTCCTCTAACTTTGAGGCCGGCTTTAATTGTTCGCGGAATATTGCTGGCAACTATAAAGCGTAGCATAGGTAGCTGTTGATAAAAGATTGCTCTGGCAGACTGAAGGTCGCCTTGACTTACGTACTCAAATAGTTTTTTGGGTTGCTTATCCAGTAAATTAGGTGCCGCTGTACACCAACCGCTTGCGCCTGCACATAATGCCTCTAAAGCAAGTGGATTGCTACCGTTGAAAAATGGTAGCTCACCATTGCTAAACTCAAATAGTTTATGCATACGCTGAATATCACCTGTACTTTCTTTTACCATGGTGACATTTTTAATTTCCTTGAACATTTTTATTAATAACTCGGGCGACATATCGATACCACTAGTCGCTGGGTTATTGTAAACCATAATAGGTATTGATATTGCGTCGGAAATCTCTTGGTAGTAATCAAAAATCTCTTGATCTGTTAGTTTCCAATAAGAGACAGGAATAATCATTGCTGCATCTGCACCAATTGATTCTGCGTATTTTGCTTTATTTACAGCCTGTGACGTGGTTATCTCAGAAATTCCAACAATGACTGGGATACGTTTTGCGACAGTTTTTACAGTAAACGCAGCTACTTGCTGCCATTCTTCTTGGCTTAGGTAAGCGCTTTCTCCGGTACTGCCAAGCGGTGCAATAGCGTCACTACCGTTTTCAATGAGCTGCTCTAGGCACTGAGCTAGTATGGAAAACTCTATGTTTTCTCCACTATCGTCGAACGGTGTAATAGGGTATGAAATAATACCTGAAATATTCACTGTGTAGCTCCTTAGACGCAATCAGCGTGCTTGTTAAGTACTTGTCTTGTATAGTAGGCAAAGTTGACTTTGTTGCGCTTGTCCGTTGAAACCCAATCGTGAGCTTCTTTTGCCAAAGCTGGCGGCAAGGCTTTTATTTCTCCGGCGGACATTGCCAGTAGTTGCAGCTTTGCTGCGCGTTCGATTAATACGGCCAAATTGCACGCTTCTTCGATAGTTTTTCCGACAACGAGTTGGCCGTGATGGGCAAGTAATATTGCACGTTTGTTACCGAGCGCTTCGGAAATAATAATGCCTTCTTGATTGCCTACTGGCACTCCAGGCCACTCTTTGAGAAACGCGCAGTCATCATAGAGCGCGCAGGTATCCATCTGAGATATCATTAGTGGCACTTCCAACATTGCTAGTGCAGCAACATGAGTGGGATGTGTATGAATAATACAATTAACATCTGGACGCTCTTTATACACCCAGGTGTGAAAGCGATTAGCTGGGTTAGCCATACCTTCACCATCTAGAGGTTGTAAATCTTCATTCACCGTTAATAAATTATCTGCTGTGATTTCGTCAAAACCTAGACCAAACCGCTGAGTAATAAAGGTATTGGGGGTTTGTGAGCGACAAGTGATCTGGCCTGCCAGTCCTGAGTCATGTCCTTTTTCAAATAAAATACGACACGTCAACGCAAGTTTTTGCTTGTCTGTGAGTTGGTCATCGCTAAATAACTCGTCCATACGGCTCTTGGCTTTGTCCATAAGCTCTTGTTTACTAAGGGATGCGGTTTTCATTATTCCACTCCTGTTCGATTGCTTACTTAACTAGTTGGGAACATAATAGGTAGCCACTGGACTGCAAGAACCATCCAGTTTCACTTTTTTATATGGTCCAGTTAAATTCGCGATACAGAAAGTCGCATAAAGGTCGATAGATGCAACAACCATGGGAAATTCAGTTGTGGCTTGAAGATAGTGAAGGTACTTCCTTTCATGCCAAACTTGCTAATCAGCTGACAAAAGATATTCAGTCTGGACGTCTGAAACCAGGTATGAGTATGCCTGGCTCTCGTTCAATGGCGAAGCAGTTGGGCGTCAATCGTAAAACCATACAGTTAGTTTATGAGGAATTGGAATCTCAAGGGTGGTTTTATACGCGCCCTCGACAAGGCACTTTTGTGGCTGATATTTTACCGGAGCCTGCGTTATCTGATAGAGATAGAAAACTTATCGATATTGCTGAAGACACGCTTACCCCTAGCGATTTGGCGACGGAACTCTATAAGTCTAGCTTGGCACAACATAATGACGTTGTAAGCACTAATGATGGCGTCCCTGATCCTCGATTAATTCCTTATGAGCAGCTATCGAAAGCCTACCGCCGCGCTATCATTCATTCCACGCGAACTGGTGAATTGAGCTATGGCGATCCACGCGGGGTAATGGCTTTGCGCTGTTCGATTAGGGATATGTTGACACTCGATCGCTTTATGAATGTAAGCGTCGATCAGATATGTACTGTGCGTGGCAGTCAGATGGGGATTTATTTAGCATCGAGGGTGCTCGACCCTAAAAAAGGGGTTATTGTATGTGAGGAGCTAAGTTACCCTCCTGCTGTCGCGGCTTTTGAAAACAATGGTTTTCAAGTTCTGAGGTGTCAATTAGACGGCGATGGGCTAAATACCGATCATTTAAAAAGTATTATTGCAAATAACCGGGTTGCCGCTGTTTATACCACGCCACATCATCAATATCCCACCACTGTATCCATGAGCATGGAACGCCGTCTGATGTTGTTAGCGCTATCTTGCCAACACAAAATATGGATCATAGAAGATGATTACGACCACGAATTTCACTATGGCACCAAGCCGATCCCCCCCTTATCTAGCTTGCCTAACTCGGATCATGTGGTACATATAGGTTCCATGTCTAAAGTGTTTGCGCCTGCACTTAGGCTCGGCTATGTGGCTGCTGATAAACGCTTTATTGATTTACTTGCGCAAGAAATTTTATTAATTGATCGACAAGGCAATACTATTACGGAACTTGCAGTTTCCCATTTAATGGCTCGTGGTGAGGTAAAAAAACACATTCGTAAAGTACGAAAACTATATCAAGCTAGGCGAGATTTCGCATTACAAGAATTCTTCAGAATATTTGGTAAGGAGATAATTATAGAGAAGCCCGCAGGAGGTATGGCACTGTGGGTGAATTTAAGCCGTATCATGTGTGAAAATAAAATAGCCCAGTTCAATCATCCCAACTTCCACTTTAAGTATTTGTTTAGTGAAAATAAAAGTGAATTTAGCCATATTCGCTTTGGTTTTGGTGCGCTGAGTGAAGAAGAGATTAGCGATTCAATTATGCAACTGGCTAGGGCCTGTTCATACAAATGATTATTATAAATAATCATTTGTTATTGCTTATCGCTAAAGTAAGAATTATGTATGGTCGAGTTTTTTCATTAAATTTAGCGTCATTGTCTCAGGATCTTGTGCTTGTGTAATGGCACTAATTAATGCGATACCATTAGCGCCTTGCTTTGTTATATTTTCGATACGATCTTCATTTATCCCTCCAATAGCCACCAAAGTTTGTTGACTAAGACATGTTCGCCAATAAGCAAAACCTTCTAATCCATGAGGAATCCACGGCATTTTCTTTGTGTTGGTATGATATATCGGCCCGCAGGCGATATAAGATGGGCGCAATGCCATAGCTCTGGCAACTTCGTAATGACAATGCGTGCTAATGCCCAGACGTAGGCCAGCGTCTTTTATAGTTTGTAAATCTGCGTCGCACAAGTCTTCTTGGCCTAAGTGCACACCATAGGCACCATGCTTAAGTGCCAGCTGCCAATAATCATTAATAAATAAACGCGCATTATATTGCTGTGCAAGCTGTATGCTGGTATAAATTTCTTGCTCTATTTTTTCATAAGAGCCTGATTTTATTCTAAGTTGGATTGTACTCACTCCTAACGGTAATAAACGTGCTAACCATGAAGCTTTATCAACAATAGGGTAGAGTCCTAGTGGCTCCTGTTGAGGCAATGTGTTTAGATTTTTTTTATTAGGCAAGGTGGCAGGTGGGAAATTTAGTAACTCTTCTTTTTCTTTCAGACTAAATTTTTTTTCTGGGTAGTGATGAGTTAATAATGGAATGTCTTGTTGTTGATTAGGAAACTGCGAAATATTAATAGGCCCTTTTTGGCCCCTTACACTATAACTATTGCGTAAACCTTGATTAATAGCCATTTTGGCTATGACTACTGCATCTTCATAGCTATAGTCCAAAGCGATTGCTGCTGCCGTGGATGATGCCATTGCACATCCGGTTCCTCTGGAGTTTTGAGTGTCTATATAGGGCGAGTTCAGCCAAAATTGATGGACTTTAGTGTGAAAATAATCTGCGACAACATCGCCTTGTGTTGCTAAGAACTCTTTTTGGTGCCCCCCCTTGATTAATACTCTTTGCGCGCCTAATGATATTATTTCTTTAGCTGCTTCTTCGATGCTTTTTATTGAGTCAATATTAATACCACTTAAAGCCTGAGCTTCGTGCAAATTGGGAGTAATGAGATTCGTTATAGGTAGTAGATGATCAACGATGCCTTTTTTAATGTCATCGGTAGAAAAAACCTCTCCGCTTGAAGCAGATAAAACTGGGTCAATAATAATGTGTTTGTCTTGAACAGCGCTTAGCAACTCTTTTATTACCAGTATTTGATCGAGTGAGCTTAGCATGCCTATTTTAATAATGAGACTACTACTTAAATCAATGGCACTTTTCAGTTGTTCTGCGAATATATCAGTTGCTGTAGGTTCTACTCGACAAACACCCCTATAGTCTTGCACTGTATTTGCGCTGCATACTACTTTTGTATGGGCTCCCATCGCCTGAACAGTTTTTATATCGCTATGTAAGCCTGCCATACCGGAGCTATCAATGCCGCCAATAGTGATAACAACTGGGCGAGAAGTGGGGGGGTGCATAACATTATTTGACATAGTGAAAATCTTACATTTTTTCTTGGTGCCAGAAGGGGGTACCCACTACTGGTGTGCTTGGCTGTGCGAGGTTGCGTTGATGCATAATACCTGCTTCGTAGCCGCTTCTCCCGGCAATAACTGCATGTTTGAATGCCTTTGCCATGGCTACAGGGTCGGTGGCATTGGCCACTGCTGTATTGAGTAAAACACCATCGTAGCCAAGTTCCATCGCTTGCGCTGCATGTGATGGCGCACCGATGCCGGCATCGACAATTAATGTGCATTCGGGCAGACGCTGACGCAAAGTCGTAAGTGCATAGGGATTAATTAATCCTCGGCCTGTCCCTATGGGGGCTCCCCAAGGCATTAATATCTTACAACCCGCCTGCACAAGTTTTTCGCATAGTACTAAATCGTCGGTACAATAAGGAAAAACCTCAAAGCCTTGCTGAGTTAATTCTTTGCTTGCTTCAACAAGGCCAAAAGGGTCAGGCTGTAAATTATAATCATCACCGATGATTTCCAGTTTAATCCATGATGTATTAAATATCTCGCGCGCCATTTGTGCTGTAGTTATTGCCTCTTTTACACTCTTGCATCCAGCGGTATTGGGTAAAATATTTACTTTTAAAGTGCTGAGTAGATCCCAAAAGTCTCGTCCTCCTTCTTGTGTTGGATTCATCCTACGTAAAGATACTGTGACTACCTGTGCCTCGCTGGCATTAATTGCATCAAGCATTATCTGAGGTGAAGGATATAGTGCAGAGCCAATTAAAAGGCGGCTATTTATCTGGGTTTGCGCAAGTTGCCACATAGTTATCCTCCTTGCATAGGTTTGAGTAACTCTATCTGGTCGCCTTCACAAAGTACTGTTTGAGAATAATGTGACCTTGGAATAAACTCCATATTTACAGCAACAGCGAAAGAGCCTTGAATATTTTGATTTTTTATTAAGTGTGCGAGGTTTGTATTTTCATCGATGACGATGGCTTTATCATTGAATTCGATATTCATAAATTGCTAGCTCTTGTTTTTGCTGCCTGATAAAAATGTGCATTTGCTTCTATTATTTTAGTTGCCTTTTCTACTAGCGCTGGCGCTAATAAAAAGCCATGCCTAAATAAGCCATTAATGCGCATTAATCCATCTGAATAATCTATTTGAGGTAAGTTGTCAGGTAATGCTGGACGGCAATTTGTTCGAGTATATTGAATAGAGGCTTCGGCAAACCCCGAGTGCACACTATACGCTGCAGATAGCAACTCCAGGGCGGAACGCACGGTAATTGAGCCTTTATAGTCGTTTTCTATTTGCGTAGCGCCGATAAGGTAGTGGTGATTTTGTCTGGGAACAATATAGATACGATAACGAGGATGCATAAGTCGAATCAAATGTTTAATGTTTACCTCTGGTGCATGCACACATATGGTTTCACCACGTACGCCTCGCAATTGAGGAAGATCTTTTTTGGCGCCGAGGCCGCGGCAGTCAATTACTAAGTCAAAGTGATGGCTACTGGCTTTTGTGGTTATTGTCGCGGAGCTGATATGCGTGACTTCGCAATTGTTATAAAATTGCACCTTCATATTTAACATGCTATCTATTAGCTTTTGTAGTAGTAATGAAGGCTGCAACCAAGCTTCAGATGCAATAAATATTGCTTGTTCAAAATTATTAGCAAGTCCAGGCTCTAGCGTCCTCAGCGCTGAAGCAGCAAGGGGTTGGTAAATAGTATTACCTTTTTTGCTGTTGGTAGATGCCAGTCGAGTACTGTGCTTTATAAAATTTTGTAAGTCGGCATAATCTTGCGGGTGAGATAATACAATGCTGCCAGTTTGCCGAAAGTCTACGCCATTGCCTAAAGCATTGACAATTCGAGGCCATAGGAGAAGGGATCTTCGACCCATGTTAACAATTTCTTCTTCGGTGGACTCTGCTTCTGAAAAAGGCGTTAACATACCTGCGGCAGTGTAAGCTGCCGCCTCGCCATTATTTTCACCTTGGCAAATATTATCTTTATCAAAAAGACTGATATCATAATGATGCTTGGCCAACTGCCAAGCTAACAGTCTCCCCATAATGCCCGCACCGACAATGCCAATTTTCATAATAAATAGT
Protein-coding regions in this window:
- a CDS encoding PLP-dependent aminotransferase family protein, with protein sequence MQQPWEIQLWLEDSEGTSFHAKLANQLTKDIQSGRLKPGMSMPGSRSMAKQLGVNRKTIQLVYEELESQGWFYTRPRQGTFVADILPEPALSDRDRKLIDIAEDTLTPSDLATELYKSSLAQHNDVVSTNDGVPDPRLIPYEQLSKAYRRAIIHSTRTGELSYGDPRGVMALRCSIRDMLTLDRFMNVSVDQICTVRGSQMGIYLASRVLDPKKGVIVCEELSYPPAVAAFENNGFQVLRCQLDGDGLNTDHLKSIIANNRVAAVYTTPHHQYPTTVSMSMERRLMLLALSCQHKIWIIEDDYDHEFHYGTKPIPPLSSLPNSDHVVHIGSMSKVFAPALRLGYVAADKRFIDLLAQEILLIDRQGNTITELAVSHLMARGEVKKHIRKVRKLYQARRDFALQEFFRIFGKEIIIEKPAGGMALWVNLSRIMCENKIAQFNHPNFHFKYLFSENKSEFSHIRFGFGALSEEEISDSIMQLARACSYK
- a CDS encoding thiazole synthase translates to MWQLAQTQINSRLLIGSALYPSPQIMLDAINASEAQVVTVSLRRMNPTQEGGRDFWDLLSTLKVNILPNTAGCKSVKEAITTAQMAREIFNTSWIKLEIIGDDYNLQPDPFGLVEASKELTQQGFEVFPYCTDDLVLCEKLVQAGCKILMPWGAPIGTGRGLINPYALTTLRQRLPECTLIVDAGIGAPSHAAQAMELGYDGVLLNTAVANATDPVAMAKAFKHAVIAGRSGYEAGIMHQRNLAQPSTPVVGTPFWHQEKM
- the thiS gene encoding sulfur carrier protein ThiS: MNIEFNDKAIVIDENTNLAHLIKNQNIQGSFAVAVNMEFIPRSHYSQTVLCEGDQIELLKPMQGG
- the thiO gene encoding glycine oxidase ThiO, whose translation is MKIGIVGAGIMGRLLAWQLAKHHYDISLFDKDNICQGENNGEAAAYTAAGMLTPFSEAESTEEEIVNMGRRSLLLWPRIVNALGNGVDFRQTGSIVLSHPQDYADLQNFIKHSTRLASTNSKKGNTIYQPLAASALRTLEPGLANNFEQAIFIASEAWLQPSLLLQKLIDSMLNMKVQFYNNCEVTHISSATITTKASSHHFDLVIDCRGLGAKKDLPQLRGVRGETICVHAPEVNIKHLIRLMHPRYRIYIVPRQNHHYLIGATQIENDYKGSITVRSALELLSAAYSVHSGFAEASIQYTRTNCRPALPDNLPQIDYSDGLMRINGLFRHGFLLAPALVEKATKIIEANAHFYQAAKTRASNL
- the thiE gene encoding thiamine phosphate synthase translates to MSNNVMHPPTSRPVVITIGGIDSSGMAGLHSDIKTVQAMGAHTKVVCSANTVQDYRGVCRVEPTATDIFAEQLKSAIDLSSSLIIKIGMLSSLDQILVIKELLSAVQDKHIIIDPVLSASSGEVFSTDDIKKGIVDHLLPITNLITPNLHEAQALSGINIDSIKSIEEAAKEIISLGAQRVLIKGGHQKEFLATQGDVVADYFHTKVHQFWLNSPYIDTQNSRGTGCAMASSTAAAIALDYSYEDAVVIAKMAINQGLRNSYSVRGQKGPINISQFPNQQQDIPLLTHHYPEKKFSLKEKEELLNFPPATLPNKKNLNTLPQQEPLGLYPIVDKASWLARLLPLGVSTIQLRIKSGSYEKIEQEIYTSIQLAQQYNARLFINDYWQLALKHGAYGVHLGQEDLCDADLQTIKDAGLRLGISTHCHYEVARAMALRPSYIACGPIYHTNTKKMPWIPHGLEGFAYWRTCLSQQTLVAIGGINEDRIENITKQGANGIALISAITQAQDPETMTLNLMKKLDHT